Proteins encoded in a region of the Ptychodera flava strain L36383 chromosome 4, AS_Pfla_20210202, whole genome shotgun sequence genome:
- the LOC139130803 gene encoding uncharacterized protein, with protein sequence MEAADDHIKEPGDFDELPGASDTVPLRYWKRKYTDTKKKERKRLRDKKQAERRIRISLSAADINRWADLKTQLGLENHRDVVTFLLNWFELTSPHPVLANDVQQLIKSSYPRHLNVATDTIKSVQFGADDVASEERTGVQAAAAAAPVAVLPDIEILESTTIYHRIDAEERQEGDIQTDSGSSDIDVSDVQSNASSEYGRTSGQQEGTYYVSSEVNKDSWVNSQDYEQHKDDRHTDDGFIQADSARQHSTELEKERDFVKGSGTTSTSYYSSKKVTEREQLHDTSSQDDDEGKIEDSHGHDDDSDEQVVTEDQNSDLPSEGANPMDDASEALTGNHSEGIVQMDVVSASGRPRRKASLGINKLLSPWWKSEEFGCSVSSGYRHKKTVISKVKGKVCQKVTPEHNYAFGGDVDDRVVYVEDGGNRKKKELTRPSREYEYLDVFESSSGEDDDDNDKDFLPEEKSPTEKDHKKHRKYETESEVSDEDELRENCQSDDEHEDGVHGNRLTEEDLVTQLKAYEEHIKRLPNGQDACRLCTQKFKTRSRRSLLHHFMLHNEGELSCRLCGFVAATKSGMISHRLSHGDKTVACDLCQYTTYTNRALEAHKIRSHTPDSEKNLVCTWEDCTEKFALKCDLRKHIRSHSNPGGFVCHICGKVFNSQRSVRIHIKSVHEKDPDESKIICELCGKQYARSSAHVFKLHMRKHNNEKPFKCKFCGKAFVSSQFVRDHERTHTGEKPYTCKHCDFRAAKRAQVQSHMKTHTGIKPFKCNLCEYASSWNIQLKTHMKAHGSPTEASCLICRIAFINQKSLNIHNKKTHLAKNSYFAEESAPLPQPECMNLTTTDRLQYSTEGDSAEGDTLPVGM encoded by the exons ATGGAGGCTGCCGACGATCACATAAAGGAACCTGGTGATTTCGACGAATTGCCAGGTGCCTCGGACACTGTTCCGTTAAGATACTGGAAGAGAAAGTATACCGATACTAAGAAAAAGGAGAGGAAGCGTTTGCGGGATAAGAAACAGGCCGAACGGCGTATTCGCATATCATTATCAGCCGCCGACATCAATCGTTGGGCTGATCTGAAGACACAACTCGGTTTGGAAAATCATAGAGACGTGGTGACATTTTTGCTAAACTG GTTTGAATTGACATCACCTCATCCGGTACTTGCCAATGATGTGCAACAGTTGATCAAGTCATCGTACCCAAGGCATCTTAATGTAGCAACAGACACTATCAAAAG TGTACAATTTGGAGCTGATGATGTCGCCTCTGAAGAAAGAACCGGAGTGCAAgctgcagcagcagcagcaccaGTAGCAGTCCTCCCTGACATCGAGATCCTTGAATCCACAACCATTTATCACAGAATCGATGCAGAGGAGAGGCAGGAAGgagacatacagactgacagtgGCAGCTCAGATATAGACGTGAGTGACGTACAATCCAATGCAAGCAGTGAGTATGGGAGAACATCTGGTCAGCAAGAAGGGACCTACTATGTTTCTTCTGAGGTGAATAAGGATTCATGGGTCAACAGTCAGGACTATGAGCAACACAAAGATGATAGACACACTGATGATGGATTCATTCAAGCAGATAGTGCAAGACAACATTCTACAGAACTTGAGAAGGAGCGAGATTTTGTCAAAGGCAGTGGCACTACTTCAACGTCTTATTATAGCTCAAAAAAAGTGACAGAAAGAGAGCAGCTGCATGATACATCTTCACAAGATGATGATGAAGGAAAAATCGAAGACAGCCATGGACACGACGATGACTCTGATGAACAGGTTGTTACTGAAGATCAAAATAGTGACCTCCCTAGTGAGGGCGCTAATCCAATGGACGATGCTAGTGAAGCTCTCACTGGAAACCATAGTGAGGGCATTGTTCAAATGGATGTTGTGTCTGCATCTGGAAGGCCACGTAGGAAAGCATCCCtgggaataaataaattgctgTCACCTTGGTGGAAGAGCGAGGAGTTTGGGTGCAGTGTCAGTTCTGGCTACAGACATAAAAAAACAGTAATTAGCAAAGTGAAAGGGAAAGTCTGTCAGAAAGTCACCCCAGAACATAATTATGCTTTTGGTGGGGATGTGGATGACAGAGTTGTCTATGTGGAAGATGGaggaaacagaaagaaaaaagaactgACCAGACCTAGCAGGGAGTATGAATATTTGGATGTATTTGAAAGCAGCTCtggtgaagatgatgatgacaatgacaaAGATTTTCTTCCTGAGGAAAAAAGCCCGACTGAGAAAGATCACAAGAAGCATCGTAAATATGAGACAGAGTCAGAAGTGAGTGACGAAGACGAACTCAGAGAAAATTGTCAAAGTGATGATGAACATGAAGATGGTGTTCATGGCAACAGATTAACAGAGGAAGACCTTGTCACTCAACTGAAGGCTTATGAAGAGCACATCAAACGGTTACCAAATGGTCAAGACGCGTGTAGATTGTGTACACAGAAGTTTAAGACTCGAAGTAGAAGAAGCCTACTTCATCATTTCATGTTGCACAACGAAGGGGAACTTAGTTGTCGACTTTGTGGTTTTGTTGCTGCTACAAAAAGTGGGATGATCTCACACAGGCTGAGTCACGGTGATAAAACCGTTGCTTGTGATCTTTGTCAGTACACCACCTATACAAACAGGGCATTAGAAGCCCATAAGATCAGATCTCACACACCAGATTCAGAAAAGAATCTTGTGTGTACCTGGGAAGACTGCACCGAGAAATTTGCCCTAAAATGTGACTTAAGGAAACATATACGCTCACATTCTAACCCTGGGGGTTTTGTCTGTCACATCTGTGGCAAGGTGTTCAACTCACAGAGGAGTGTACGTATACACATCAAGAGTGTTCATGAGAAAGACCCTGATGAGTCCAAAATAATCTGTGAACTGTGCGGCAAGCAGTATGCTCGGTCCAGCGCACATGTTTTCAAGCTGCACATGAGAAAACACAACAATGAAAaaccattcaaatgtaaattctGCGGCAAAGCATTTGTCTCCAGCCAGTTTGTCAGGGATCATGAGCGAACACATACTGGAGAGAAGCCGTACACATGCAAGCACTGTGATTTCCGCGCTGCCAAACGCGCACAGGTCCAGTCACACATGAAGACCCACACAGGTATCAAGCCATTCAAATGTAACCTATGTGAATATGCAAGCTCCTGGAACATTCAGTTAAAGACCCACATGAAGGCACACGGCTCCCCTACTGAAGCCTCATGTCTCATCTGCAGAATTGCCTTCATTAATCAAAAATCTCTGAATATTCACAACAAGAAAACCCATCTGGCAAAGAACAGTTACTTTGCTGAAGAAAGCGCCCCGCTTCCTCAACCAGAGTGCATGAACCTCACTACTACAGACAGGTTACAATATTCTACAGAAGGTGACAGTGCAGAAGGCGATACACTGCCAGTAGGGATGTGA